A genome region from Hevea brasiliensis isolate MT/VB/25A 57/8 chromosome 9, ASM3005281v1, whole genome shotgun sequence includes the following:
- the LOC110671550 gene encoding uncharacterized protein LOC110671550 — protein sequence METNRFLYLGMILLLLIVDFSFVDSKANVSAKNDLDPQSNNVTGSNEQAGELGSVSDSNGAHKEKKNKGNQQNKLKESIDDGKKNHYNSSGQSGSKKTDNLVNDTSKLNEKSQGESDDSKKKTMPKESSSGEESGHGTKGSRVEQCDPSNKCIDEDNNLVACLRVPGNDQYSLLIQNKGKNPLTVTISAPDFVQLEKTEIQLQAKEDKKVKVSIASGGSDNLIVLKSGKGHCSLDIRHLIDKEFDNSQKSTYLNFMSPTPTIVVLAIAALLILAAGWMCISFRRKQLFSISSKYQSLNMDLPVSGGGKPESEVNNGWDNSWGDDWDDEEAPKTPSLPVTPSLSSKGLASRRLNKEGWKD from the exons ATGGAAACAAATCGATTTCTTTATCTGGGTATGATTCTTCTGCTGCTTATCGTTGACTTCTCTTTCGTTGATTCTAAG GCAAATGTGAGTGCAAAGAATGACTTAGATCCACAATCAAATAACGTAACTGGTTCGAATGAGCAAGCAGGTGAATTGGGATCAGTTTCAGATTCTAATGGAgctcataaagaaaagaaaaataaaggaaatcaaCAGAATAAATTAAAGGAGAGTATTGATGACGGTAAGAAAAATCATTATAATTCAAGTGGCCAATCTGGGTCCAAAAAAACAGATAATCTGGTAAATGATACAAGTAAGTTGAATGAGAAATCGCAAGGGGAAAGTGATGATAGTAAAAAGAAGACCATGCCGAAGGAGAGTAGCAGTGGAGAAGAGTCGGGGCATGGGACAAAAGGTTCTCGTGTTGAACAATGTGATCCTTCCAACAAGTGCATAGATGAGGATAACAACTTGGTTGCTTGTTTAAGAGTTCCAGGAAATG atcaatattcacttttaatTCAGAATAAAGGGAAAAACCCTCTCACAGTTACTATTTCTGCTCCGGATTTTGTTCAATTGGAGAAAACAGAAATTCAGCTCCAAGCAAAAGAAGATAAAAAG GTGAAGGTCTCTATTGCAAGTGGAGGAAGTGACAACTTGATTGTCCTAAAGTCAGGAAAGGGTCACTGCAGCCTGGATATAAGACATTTGATTGATAAGGAGTTTGATAACTCTCAGAAGTCTACGTATTTAAACTTCATGTCACCAACTCCTACCATTGTTGTCTTGGCCATTGCTGCACTGCTAATACTGGCAGCAGGTTGGATGTGCATCAGCTTCCGGAGGAAGCAACTCTTCAGCATTAGCTCTAAATATCAAAGTCTAAACATGGATCTGCCAGTTTCTGGTGGGGGAAAACCAGAATCTGAAGTCAACAATGGATGGGATAACAGTTGGGGTGATGATTGGGATGATGAGGAGGCTCCCAAGACACCTTCACTACCTGTTACTCCAAGCCTCTCATCTAAAGGCCTTGCCTCACGACGATTGAACAAGGAAGGGTGGAAAGATTAG